One Catharus ustulatus isolate bCatUst1 chromosome 2, bCatUst1.pri.v2, whole genome shotgun sequence genomic window carries:
- the ING1 gene encoding inhibitor of growth protein 1 isoform X2 — MLHCIQRALIRSQELGDEKIQIVSQMVELVENRTRQVDSHVELFETCQETNDTTGNSGKASQDKSKNETIAQAEKPNNKRSRRQRNNENRENASNNHDHDDITSGTPKEKKAKTSKKKKRSKAKAEREASPPDLPIDPNEPTYCLCNQVSYGEMIGCDNDECPIEWFHFSCVGLNHKPKGKWYCPKCRGENEKTMDKALEKSKKERAYNR, encoded by the coding sequence ATGTTGCACTGCATACAGAGGGCCTTGATTCGGAGTCAGGAACTGGGGGATGAGAAGATCCAAATCGTCAGTCAGATGGTGGAGCTTGTTGAGAACAGAACAAGGCAAGTGGACAGCCACGTGGAATTGTTTGAGACTTGTCAAGAGACTAATGACACCACTGGAAACAGCGGGAAAGCCAGCCAGGATAAGTCGAAGAATGAGACAATTGCACAGGCTGAAAAGCCCAACAACAAGAGATCGAGGAGGCAAAGGAATAATGAGAATCGAGAAAATGCCTCAAATAATCATGATCATGATGACATCACCTCAGGAACAccaaaggagaagaaagcaaaaacatcCAAGAAGAAGAAACGATCCAAGGCTAAAGCGGAGCGGGAAGCTTCTCCCCCTGACCTTCCTATTGACCCTAATGAGCCAACATACTGCTTGTGCAACCAGGTCTCCTATGGAGAAATGATAGGATGTGATAATGATGAGTGCCCTATTGAATGGTTTCACTTTTCTTGTGTGGGACTCAACCATAAACCAAAGGGCAAATGGTACTGCCCCAAATGTAGAGGAGAAAACGAGAAAACTATGGACAAGGCATTGGAGAAATCTAAAAAAGAAAGGGCATACAACAGGTAG
- the ING1 gene encoding inhibitor of growth protein 1 isoform X1, whose amino-acid sequence MKMLSPANGDQLHLVNYVEDYLDSIESMPFDLQRNVSLMREIDAKYQEILKDLDDYYEKFKRETDAVQKRRMLHCIQRALIRSQELGDEKIQIVSQMVELVENRTRQVDSHVELFETCQETNDTTGNSGKASQDKSKNETIAQAEKPNNKRSRRQRNNENRENASNNHDHDDITSGTPKEKKAKTSKKKKRSKAKAEREASPPDLPIDPNEPTYCLCNQVSYGEMIGCDNDECPIEWFHFSCVGLNHKPKGKWYCPKCRGENEKTMDKALEKSKKERAYNR is encoded by the exons ATGAAAATGTTGAGTCCTGCAAACGGAGACCAGCTTCACCTAGTGAACTATGTGGAGGATTATCTGGACTCCATCGAGTCTATGCCCTTCGATCTGCAGAGAAATGTCTCCTTGATGAGGGAAATTGACGCCAAATATCAAG AGATTCTGAAGGACCTGGATGATTACTATGAAAAATTTAAACGGGAGACAGATGCTGTGCAGAAAAGAAGAATGTTGCACTGCATACAGAGGGCCTTGATTCGGAGTCAGGAACTGGGGGATGAGAAGATCCAAATCGTCAGTCAGATGGTGGAGCTTGTTGAGAACAGAACAAGGCAAGTGGACAGCCACGTGGAATTGTTTGAGACTTGTCAAGAGACTAATGACACCACTGGAAACAGCGGGAAAGCCAGCCAGGATAAGTCGAAGAATGAGACAATTGCACAGGCTGAAAAGCCCAACAACAAGAGATCGAGGAGGCAAAGGAATAATGAGAATCGAGAAAATGCCTCAAATAATCATGATCATGATGACATCACCTCAGGAACAccaaaggagaagaaagcaaaaacatcCAAGAAGAAGAAACGATCCAAGGCTAAAGCGGAGCGGGAAGCTTCTCCCCCTGACCTTCCTATTGACCCTAATGAGCCAACATACTGCTTGTGCAACCAGGTCTCCTATGGAGAAATGATAGGATGTGATAATGATGAGTGCCCTATTGAATGGTTTCACTTTTCTTGTGTGGGACTCAACCATAAACCAAAGGGCAAATGGTACTGCCCCAAATGTAGAGGAGAAAACGAGAAAACTATGGACAAGGCATTGGAGAAATCTAAAAAAGAAAGGGCATACAACAGGTAG